A single region of the Gadus chalcogrammus isolate NIFS_2021 unplaced genomic scaffold, NIFS_Gcha_1.0 GACHA101, whole genome shotgun sequence genome encodes:
- the LOC130378769 gene encoding uncharacterized protein LOC130378769 isoform X3, with protein sequence MSRVSSQVVRRVFETAANRLDDPQKKAVSDYLAHSGTTADKHYRMKSLESIVMAAGLLKKLQKQKKSSAGPSGQEALGEGTSPQSVESSSHGDHCALPQPSLRQLVIDLERIPEGNNKVKFHKEFKSLLEKHPVTLSGQIPKMRHRRDTSEANQRKLYTHWAEKQLEMRVKHTREQFNRRRPTKERVDTWVKKQGWKCKAANISTEVVENWAPSGSEDRIMDNKQIQTLVKTQDWKGLHITQFEEKGDGIITTRTFKKGEVVCDYHGPVVSGKEGENIHKNTTGKETGYIFFFRNSKGQSLCIDAHSDRCHCHPDKRTFGRLLNHSKKNSNIKPLHCVVDKDGEMKDVILFIATKDLPVGEEVLFDYGVNKKYFNNEGSDLDWL encoded by the exons ATGAGCAGG GTGAGCAGCCAGGTTGTACGGAGGGTATTTGAGACAGCAGCTAACCGCCTGGATGACCCTCAGAAGAAAGCAGTTTCTGACTACCTGGCCCATTCTGGCACAACAGCTGACAAACATTACAGGATGAAATCTCTTGAATCCATTGTGATGGCTGCTGGTCTGCTGAAGAAATTACAGAAGCAGAAGAAGTCAAG tgCTGGGCCTTCCGGTCAAGAGGCTCTTGGAGAAGGGACCAGCCCTCAGTCAGTGGAGTCTTCCAGCCATGGTGACCATTGTGCTCTCCCTCAGCCTTCCTTGAGACAGCTAGTGATCGATTTAGAGAGGATTCCTGAGGGAAATAACAAAGTCAAATTCCACAAGGAATTCAAGTCCCTCTTGGAAAAGCACCCTGTGACACTGAGTGGTCAAATCCCAAAAATGAGACACCGCAGGGACACCTCGGAGGCCAATCAGCGGAAGCTTTACACACACTGGGCGGAAAAGCAATTAGAAATGCGTGTAAAACACACCCGTG AACAATTCAATCGGAGGAGGCCAACGAAAGAGCGTGTCGACACATGGGTCAAAAAGCAGGGATGGAAGTGCAAGGCTGCCAACATCAGCACTGAGGTTGTGGAGAACTGGGCACCATCTGGATCTGAGGACCGCATCATGGACAACAAACAGATCCAGACATTGGTGAAAACACAAGACTGGAAAGGACTGCACATCACACAGTTTGAAGAGAAGGGCGATGGGATCATTACGACCCGCACTTTTAAGAAAGGCGAGGTTGTATGTGATTATCATGGGCCTGTTGTTAGTGGAAAGGAGGGCGagaacatacacaaaaacacaactggAAAGGAGACTGGATATATCTTCTTTTTCCGGAACAGTAAAGGACAGTCATTGTGCATTGATGCCCACTCAGACAGGTGTCATTGCCACCCTGACAAGAGAACATTTGGCAGGCTGTTGAATCATTCCAAAAAGAACTCGAACATCAAGCCCCTGCACTGTGTGGTGGACAAGGATGGAGAAATGAAGGATGTGATCCTTTTCATTGCAACCAAGGACTTGCCAGTGGGTGAGGAAGTTCTGTTTGACTATGGAgtcaacaaaaaatattttaacaaTGAGGGGTCGGACCTTGACTGGCTCTAG
- the LOC130378769 gene encoding N-lysine methyltransferase KMT5A-A-like isoform X4, which yields MKSLESIVMAAGLLKKLQKQKKSSAGPSGQEALGEGTSPQSVESSSHGDHCALPQPSLRQLVIDLERIPEGNNKVKFHKEFKSLLEKHPVTLSGQIPKMRHRRDTSEANQRKLYTHWAEKQLEMRVKHTREQFNRRRPTKERVDTWVKKQGWKCKAANISTEVVENWAPSGSEDRIMDNKQIQTLVKTQDWKGLHITQFEEKGDGIITTRTFKKGEVVCDYHGPVVSGKEGENIHKNTTGKETGYIFFFRNSKGQSLCIDAHSDRCHCHPDKRTFGRLLNHSKKNSNIKPLHCVVDKDGEMKDVILFIATKDLPVGEEVLFDYGVNKKYFNNEGSDLDWL from the exons ATGAAATCTCTTGAATCCATTGTGATGGCTGCTGGTCTGCTGAAGAAATTACAGAAGCAGAAGAAGTCAAG tgCTGGGCCTTCCGGTCAAGAGGCTCTTGGAGAAGGGACCAGCCCTCAGTCAGTGGAGTCTTCCAGCCATGGTGACCATTGTGCTCTCCCTCAGCCTTCCTTGAGACAGCTAGTGATCGATTTAGAGAGGATTCCTGAGGGAAATAACAAAGTCAAATTCCACAAGGAATTCAAGTCCCTCTTGGAAAAGCACCCTGTGACACTGAGTGGTCAAATCCCAAAAATGAGACACCGCAGGGACACCTCGGAGGCCAATCAGCGGAAGCTTTACACACACTGGGCGGAAAAGCAATTAGAAATGCGTGTAAAACACACCCGTG AACAATTCAATCGGAGGAGGCCAACGAAAGAGCGTGTCGACACATGGGTCAAAAAGCAGGGATGGAAGTGCAAGGCTGCCAACATCAGCACTGAGGTTGTGGAGAACTGGGCACCATCTGGATCTGAGGACCGCATCATGGACAACAAACAGATCCAGACATTGGTGAAAACACAAGACTGGAAAGGACTGCACATCACACAGTTTGAAGAGAAGGGCGATGGGATCATTACGACCCGCACTTTTAAGAAAGGCGAGGTTGTATGTGATTATCATGGGCCTGTTGTTAGTGGAAAGGAGGGCGagaacatacacaaaaacacaactggAAAGGAGACTGGATATATCTTCTTTTTCCGGAACAGTAAAGGACAGTCATTGTGCATTGATGCCCACTCAGACAGGTGTCATTGCCACCCTGACAAGAGAACATTTGGCAGGCTGTTGAATCATTCCAAAAAGAACTCGAACATCAAGCCCCTGCACTGTGTGGTGGACAAGGATGGAGAAATGAAGGATGTGATCCTTTTCATTGCAACCAAGGACTTGCCAGTGGGTGAGGAAGTTCTGTTTGACTATGGAgtcaacaaaaaatattttaacaaTGAGGGGTCGGACCTTGACTGGCTCTAG
- the LOC130378769 gene encoding uncharacterized protein LOC130378769 isoform X1 yields the protein MAGEKKSAAAHRHYLLCPVCLRTQESLSCHLRRVCMKDKTPPEILEVVEKAKKDVCDLLKNGRAFSYAVLKQIVSSPNPLEGLIEELKYHHLFVTGVPPPLPIGNPRLVTETLSECPGEAPGETEPSDVESCGSNELFQCRQEKTYTKDKMVKAKALGILKKHSADHPLLKRFADYLKNDYENAKYQQEVDTVSRYLYFADPTEPSLKFVNDREKLRDFLGQQAKAGYKAQTSGNYIKCLKRFLEFHLTRTGLRQDDRELYKQCTLYLSFLTSSQSVLSKQASKEIVQKRHALLFDKSQPTPRECLAVLDKGEGDLVKIMDQLDDSSSSSLSRTECIFVLYYLEAIVILRHCQRPCVVQSMKVKEWLERKHADDDSIVFVKDHKTAAHFVVSIVLSKKEEAWFEKYYTKVRPQLLAGERKRKRDEQGEKDGDDFFFVSSRGKPIYNAAGDLIKLQQKCNVPQVSSQVVRRVFETAANRLDDPQKKAVSDYLAHSGTTADKHYRMKSLESIVMAAGLLKKLQKQKKSSAGPSGQEALGEGTSPQSVESSSHGDHCALPQPSLRQLVIDLERIPEGNNKVKFHKEFKSLLEKHPVTLSGQIPKMRHRRDTSEANQRKLYTHWAEKQLEMRVKHTREQFNRRRPTKERVDTWVKKQGWKCKAANISTEVVENWAPSGSEDRIMDNKQIQTLVKTQDWKGLHITQFEEKGDGIITTRTFKKGEVVCDYHGPVVSGKEGENIHKNTTGKETGYIFFFRNSKGQSLCIDAHSDRCHCHPDKRTFGRLLNHSKKNSNIKPLHCVVDKDGEMKDVILFIATKDLPVGEEVLFDYGVNKKYFNNEGSDLDWL from the exons ATGGCTGGGGAAAA gAAATCTGCCGCGGCACATAGACACTATCTACTCTGTCCAGTTTGTTTGAGGACCCAAGAGTCTCTATCCTGTCACCTGCGCAGAGTCTGCATGAAGGATAAGACACCACCAGAGATCCTAGAGGTGGTTGAAAAGGCCAAGAAAGATGTGTGTGACCTCCTGAAGAATGGACGGGCTTTTAGTTATGCAGTCCTGAAGCAAATCGTCTCATCACCAAATCCACTCGAAGGATTGATTGAGGAGCTGAAATACCATCACTTGTTTGTGACAggagtccctcctcctctgcccattGGTAATCCAAGGTTGGTCACCGAAACCCTTTCTGAATGCCCTGGGGAGGCACCCGGAGAGACAGAGCCATCTGATGTTGAATCTTGCGGCAGCAATGAGCTTTTTCAATGTAGACAAGAGAAAACGTATACCAAAGACAAAATGGTGAAAGCGAAGGCTTTAGGCATTTTGAAAAAGCATTCAGCAGATCATCCATTGCTCAAGCGCTTTGCCGACTACCTAAAGAATGATTACGAAAATGCAAAGTACCAACAGGAGGTTGACACTGTTTCCCGGTACCTGTATTTTGCTGATCCTACGGAACCATCTTTGAAGTTTGTCAATGACAGAGAGAAGCTCAGAGACTTCCTGGGTCAACAGGCTAAGGCAGGGTATAAGGCACAAACATCAGGAAATTACATCAAGTGCTTGAAAAGGTTCTTGGAGTTCCACTTGACAAGGACCGGCTTGAGACAGGATGACAGGGAGCTCTACAAGCAGTGCACATTATATTTGAGTTTTTTAACTTCTTCACAGAGTGTCCTCTCTAAGCAAGCGAGCAAAGAAATTGTGCAAAAGAGGCATGCCTTGTTGTTTGACAAAAGTCAACCCACACCTCGTGAATGCTTGGCTGTTCTTGATAAAGGTGAAGGTGACTTAGTGAAAATCATGGATCAACTTGATGAcagttcttcttcctccctgagTAGGACTGAGTGCATATTTGTGCTATACTATCTTGAGGCAATTGTCATACTAAGACACTGCCAACGGCCATGTGTGGTGCAGAGCATGAAG GTCAAGGAATGGCTTGAACGGAAACACGCAGATGATGATtcaattgtttttgtaaaggacCACAAGACGGCTGCACATTTTGTGGTCTCAATTGTCCTGtccaagaaggaggaggcgtggtttGAGAAATATTACACCAAAGTGCGCCCACAGCTCCTTGCTGGCGAAAGGAAACGTAAGCGAGATGAGCAGGGTGAGAAGGATGGAGatgattttttctttgtgtcctcCCGCGGTAAGCCAATTTACAATGCAGCGGGTGATCTGATAAAGCTCCAGCAAAAGTGCAACGTCCCCCAGGTGAGCAGCCAGGTTGTACGGAGGGTATTTGAGACAGCAGCTAACCGCCTGGATGACCCTCAGAAGAAAGCAGTTTCTGACTACCTGGCCCATTCTGGCACAACAGCTGACAAACATTACAGGATGAAATCTCTTGAATCCATTGTGATGGCTGCTGGTCTGCTGAAGAAATTACAGAAGCAGAAGAAGTCAAG tgCTGGGCCTTCCGGTCAAGAGGCTCTTGGAGAAGGGACCAGCCCTCAGTCAGTGGAGTCTTCCAGCCATGGTGACCATTGTGCTCTCCCTCAGCCTTCCTTGAGACAGCTAGTGATCGATTTAGAGAGGATTCCTGAGGGAAATAACAAAGTCAAATTCCACAAGGAATTCAAGTCCCTCTTGGAAAAGCACCCTGTGACACTGAGTGGTCAAATCCCAAAAATGAGACACCGCAGGGACACCTCGGAGGCCAATCAGCGGAAGCTTTACACACACTGGGCGGAAAAGCAATTAGAAATGCGTGTAAAACACACCCGTG AACAATTCAATCGGAGGAGGCCAACGAAAGAGCGTGTCGACACATGGGTCAAAAAGCAGGGATGGAAGTGCAAGGCTGCCAACATCAGCACTGAGGTTGTGGAGAACTGGGCACCATCTGGATCTGAGGACCGCATCATGGACAACAAACAGATCCAGACATTGGTGAAAACACAAGACTGGAAAGGACTGCACATCACACAGTTTGAAGAGAAGGGCGATGGGATCATTACGACCCGCACTTTTAAGAAAGGCGAGGTTGTATGTGATTATCATGGGCCTGTTGTTAGTGGAAAGGAGGGCGagaacatacacaaaaacacaactggAAAGGAGACTGGATATATCTTCTTTTTCCGGAACAGTAAAGGACAGTCATTGTGCATTGATGCCCACTCAGACAGGTGTCATTGCCACCCTGACAAGAGAACATTTGGCAGGCTGTTGAATCATTCCAAAAAGAACTCGAACATCAAGCCCCTGCACTGTGTGGTGGACAAGGATGGAGAAATGAAGGATGTGATCCTTTTCATTGCAACCAAGGACTTGCCAGTGGGTGAGGAAGTTCTGTTTGACTATGGAgtcaacaaaaaatattttaacaaTGAGGGGTCGGACCTTGACTGGCTCTAG
- the LOC130378769 gene encoding uncharacterized protein LOC130378769 isoform X2, translating to MKDKTPPEILEVVEKAKKDVCDLLKNGRAFSYAVLKQIVSSPNPLEGLIEELKYHHLFVTGVPPPLPIGNPRLVTETLSECPGEAPGETEPSDVESCGSNELFQCRQEKTYTKDKMVKAKALGILKKHSADHPLLKRFADYLKNDYENAKYQQEVDTVSRYLYFADPTEPSLKFVNDREKLRDFLGQQAKAGYKAQTSGNYIKCLKRFLEFHLTRTGLRQDDRELYKQCTLYLSFLTSSQSVLSKQASKEIVQKRHALLFDKSQPTPRECLAVLDKGEGDLVKIMDQLDDSSSSSLSRTECIFVLYYLEAIVILRHCQRPCVVQSMKVKEWLERKHADDDSIVFVKDHKTAAHFVVSIVLSKKEEAWFEKYYTKVRPQLLAGERKRKRDEQGEKDGDDFFFVSSRGKPIYNAAGDLIKLQQKCNVPQVSSQVVRRVFETAANRLDDPQKKAVSDYLAHSGTTADKHYRMKSLESIVMAAGLLKKLQKQKKSSAGPSGQEALGEGTSPQSVESSSHGDHCALPQPSLRQLVIDLERIPEGNNKVKFHKEFKSLLEKHPVTLSGQIPKMRHRRDTSEANQRKLYTHWAEKQLEMRVKHTREQFNRRRPTKERVDTWVKKQGWKCKAANISTEVVENWAPSGSEDRIMDNKQIQTLVKTQDWKGLHITQFEEKGDGIITTRTFKKGEVVCDYHGPVVSGKEGENIHKNTTGKETGYIFFFRNSKGQSLCIDAHSDRCHCHPDKRTFGRLLNHSKKNSNIKPLHCVVDKDGEMKDVILFIATKDLPVGEEVLFDYGVNKKYFNNEGSDLDWL from the exons ATGAAGGATAAGACACCACCAGAGATCCTAGAGGTGGTTGAAAAGGCCAAGAAAGATGTGTGTGACCTCCTGAAGAATGGACGGGCTTTTAGTTATGCAGTCCTGAAGCAAATCGTCTCATCACCAAATCCACTCGAAGGATTGATTGAGGAGCTGAAATACCATCACTTGTTTGTGACAggagtccctcctcctctgcccattGGTAATCCAAGGTTGGTCACCGAAACCCTTTCTGAATGCCCTGGGGAGGCACCCGGAGAGACAGAGCCATCTGATGTTGAATCTTGCGGCAGCAATGAGCTTTTTCAATGTAGACAAGAGAAAACGTATACCAAAGACAAAATGGTGAAAGCGAAGGCTTTAGGCATTTTGAAAAAGCATTCAGCAGATCATCCATTGCTCAAGCGCTTTGCCGACTACCTAAAGAATGATTACGAAAATGCAAAGTACCAACAGGAGGTTGACACTGTTTCCCGGTACCTGTATTTTGCTGATCCTACGGAACCATCTTTGAAGTTTGTCAATGACAGAGAGAAGCTCAGAGACTTCCTGGGTCAACAGGCTAAGGCAGGGTATAAGGCACAAACATCAGGAAATTACATCAAGTGCTTGAAAAGGTTCTTGGAGTTCCACTTGACAAGGACCGGCTTGAGACAGGATGACAGGGAGCTCTACAAGCAGTGCACATTATATTTGAGTTTTTTAACTTCTTCACAGAGTGTCCTCTCTAAGCAAGCGAGCAAAGAAATTGTGCAAAAGAGGCATGCCTTGTTGTTTGACAAAAGTCAACCCACACCTCGTGAATGCTTGGCTGTTCTTGATAAAGGTGAAGGTGACTTAGTGAAAATCATGGATCAACTTGATGAcagttcttcttcctccctgagTAGGACTGAGTGCATATTTGTGCTATACTATCTTGAGGCAATTGTCATACTAAGACACTGCCAACGGCCATGTGTGGTGCAGAGCATGAAG GTCAAGGAATGGCTTGAACGGAAACACGCAGATGATGATtcaattgtttttgtaaaggacCACAAGACGGCTGCACATTTTGTGGTCTCAATTGTCCTGtccaagaaggaggaggcgtggtttGAGAAATATTACACCAAAGTGCGCCCACAGCTCCTTGCTGGCGAAAGGAAACGTAAGCGAGATGAGCAGGGTGAGAAGGATGGAGatgattttttctttgtgtcctcCCGCGGTAAGCCAATTTACAATGCAGCGGGTGATCTGATAAAGCTCCAGCAAAAGTGCAACGTCCCCCAGGTGAGCAGCCAGGTTGTACGGAGGGTATTTGAGACAGCAGCTAACCGCCTGGATGACCCTCAGAAGAAAGCAGTTTCTGACTACCTGGCCCATTCTGGCACAACAGCTGACAAACATTACAGGATGAAATCTCTTGAATCCATTGTGATGGCTGCTGGTCTGCTGAAGAAATTACAGAAGCAGAAGAAGTCAAG tgCTGGGCCTTCCGGTCAAGAGGCTCTTGGAGAAGGGACCAGCCCTCAGTCAGTGGAGTCTTCCAGCCATGGTGACCATTGTGCTCTCCCTCAGCCTTCCTTGAGACAGCTAGTGATCGATTTAGAGAGGATTCCTGAGGGAAATAACAAAGTCAAATTCCACAAGGAATTCAAGTCCCTCTTGGAAAAGCACCCTGTGACACTGAGTGGTCAAATCCCAAAAATGAGACACCGCAGGGACACCTCGGAGGCCAATCAGCGGAAGCTTTACACACACTGGGCGGAAAAGCAATTAGAAATGCGTGTAAAACACACCCGTG AACAATTCAATCGGAGGAGGCCAACGAAAGAGCGTGTCGACACATGGGTCAAAAAGCAGGGATGGAAGTGCAAGGCTGCCAACATCAGCACTGAGGTTGTGGAGAACTGGGCACCATCTGGATCTGAGGACCGCATCATGGACAACAAACAGATCCAGACATTGGTGAAAACACAAGACTGGAAAGGACTGCACATCACACAGTTTGAAGAGAAGGGCGATGGGATCATTACGACCCGCACTTTTAAGAAAGGCGAGGTTGTATGTGATTATCATGGGCCTGTTGTTAGTGGAAAGGAGGGCGagaacatacacaaaaacacaactggAAAGGAGACTGGATATATCTTCTTTTTCCGGAACAGTAAAGGACAGTCATTGTGCATTGATGCCCACTCAGACAGGTGTCATTGCCACCCTGACAAGAGAACATTTGGCAGGCTGTTGAATCATTCCAAAAAGAACTCGAACATCAAGCCCCTGCACTGTGTGGTGGACAAGGATGGAGAAATGAAGGATGTGATCCTTTTCATTGCAACCAAGGACTTGCCAGTGGGTGAGGAAGTTCTGTTTGACTATGGAgtcaacaaaaaatattttaacaaTGAGGGGTCGGACCTTGACTGGCTCTAG